One genomic window of Ziziphus jujuba cultivar Dongzao chromosome 4, ASM3175591v1 includes the following:
- the LOC112491222 gene encoding LOW QUALITY PROTEIN: sesquiterpene synthase 2-like (The sequence of the model RefSeq protein was modified relative to this genomic sequence to represent the inferred CDS: substituted 1 base at 1 genomic stop codon), producing the protein MKYSQKKPSQKLELIDVIQRLGVSYHFERXINEVLEKIYSSYGFHDEEDDDLYTISLWFRLLRQHGYYISCDVFNKFKDGDGEFKASLIVDIPSMLSLYEAAHLRMHGEEILDEALVFTTTHLQLELSNMTSDLTEKVTFALNRSICKNIPRSETRNYISFYPKENSHSENLLKLAQLDFNVLQALHQKEVANLSRWWKNLDFKRKLPYARDRLVELYFWIYAMFFEPQYSLARVLVTKLLAMVSIIDDTFDAHGTYEEIKLFTEAIMRWDISAKDVLPDYMKMIYQEFLDIYSQFEEHTGKEGRSYGLAYAKQAFEKERGHCASAVECCMEQHGVEEEDAKKMLHQEIENAWKDINQEFMKPTAVATPILDCALNLARVLDVIYKNGDGYSNSHLIKDTITLLLVDPIPIHEHLLP; encoded by the exons ATGAAATATTCTCAGAAAAAACCTTCGCAAAAGTTGGAGTTGATTGATGTAATCCAACGTTTAGGTGTGTCTTACCATTTTGAGAGGTAGATTAATGAAGTATTAGAAAAGATCTATAGCTCTTATGGCTTTCATGATGAAGAGGATGATGACCTTTACACTATTTCACTTTGGTTTCGTTTGCTTAGGCAACATGGTTATTATATTTCGTGCG ATGTATTTAACAAGTTCAAGGATGGAGATGGTGAGTTTAAGGCATCCTTAATTGTTGATATTCCTTCCATGCTAAGTCTGTATGAGGCAGCACACCTTCGCATGCATGGGGAAGAAATTCTTGATGAAGCCCTAGTTTTCACCACCACTCATCTTCAGTTAGAGCTGAGTAATATGACCTCCGACCTTACGGAAAAGGTCACCTTTGCTCTTAACCGGTCCATCTGTAAAAACATACCGAGGTCAGAGACAAGAAATTACATCTCTTTCTATCCTAAAGAAAATTCCCATAGCGAAAATTTGTTGAAGTTGGCACAGTTGGATTTTAATGTTTTACAAGCATTGCATCAAAAGGAAGTAGCCAACCTTTCAAG GTGGTGGAAAAACTTGGACTTTAAAAGGAAGTTGCCTTATGCAAGAGACAGACTGGTAGAATTATACTTTTGGATTTATGCAATGTTTTTTGAACCACAATATTCCCTTGCAAGAGTGTTAGTTACCAAATTACTAGCCATGGTATCCATCATAGATGATACCTTTGATGCTCATGGTACATATGAAGAAATCAAACTCTTCACTGAAGCAATCATGAg GTGGGATATTAGTGCCAAAGATGTTCTTCCAGATTACATGAAAATGATATATCAGgaatttttggatatttatagTCAATTTGAGGAGCATACTGGCAAGGAAGGAAGATCCTATGGTTTAGCTTATGCAAAACAAGCG ttcgagaaagagagaggacaTTGTGCATCAGCGGTTGAATGTTGCATGGAACAAcatggagttgaagaagaagatgcaAAAAAAATGTTGCACCAAGAAATTGAAAATGCTTGGAAAGATATAAACCAGGAGTTCATGAAGCCAACTGCTGTAGCAACCCCTATTCTTGACTGCGCTCTAAATCTTGCACGAGTATTAGATGTTATTTATAAGAACGGTGACGGTTATAGCAATTCTCATTTGATCAAAGACACCATTACTTTGCTGCTTGTCGATCCTATACCCATTCACGAGCATCTTCTTCCATAA